In the Quercus lobata isolate SW786 chromosome 5, ValleyOak3.0 Primary Assembly, whole genome shotgun sequence genome, one interval contains:
- the LOC115992165 gene encoding probable anion transporter 5 gives MMMTFPKRYLIVILTFISTSVCYIERVGFSIAYTIAADAARVNQSTKGTILATFYCGYACSQVPGGWAAQRIGGRKVLLISFVLWSLTCALVPLDPNKVTVLVIARLLVGVAQGFIFPSIHTVLAQWVPPHERSRSVSLTMSGMYLGAAAGMLFLPSLVKYKGPQSVFLAEAALGAMWCMLWFNYASDPPWSEHPKATAAGFGESLLPVKGNQKVKVENGGISGRTANIPWKKIVLSLPVWAIVVNNFTFHYGLYVLMNWLPTYFEKGLQLSLQEMGSSKMMPYFNMFIFSNIGGVVADHLITKRILSVTGVRKLLNTVGFLVASLALIALPIFRTSSGAVFCSSVALGFLALGRAGFAVNHMDIAPRYAGIVMGVSNTAGTFAGIIGVHLTGCLLETAKTSDSDLSSPDSWRLVFYIPGYLCIFSSLVFLLFSTGERIFD, from the coding sequence ATGATGATGACATTTCCAAAGCGTTACTTGATTGTCATTTTAACCTTCATCAGCACATCTGTTTGCTACATAGAACGTGTAGGCTTCTCTATTGCATATACAATTGCTGCTGATGCTGCTAGGGTAAACCAATCAACTAAAGGAACTATACTTGCTACATTCTATTGTGGATATGCCTGTTCTCAGGTGCCTGGTGGATGGGCAGCTCAGAGAATTGGTGGTAGAAAGGTCCTCCTTATTTCTTTTGTGTTATGGTCATTGACTTGTGCATTAGTACCACTAGACCCCAATAAAGTCACAGTTTTAGTGATTGCCCGCTTACTTGTTGGTGTGGCACAAGGCTTCATCTTCCCCTCCATCCACACAGTTCTAGCACAGTGGGTGCCACCCCACGAAAGATCCAGATCTGTTTCTCTAACAATGTCTGGGATGTACCTTGGTGCAGCTGCAGGAATGCTTTTCCTTCCAAGCTTAGTAAAGTATAAAGGACCCCAATCAGTATTTCTTGCTGAGGCGGCATTAGGTGCCATGTGGTGCATGCTTTGGTTCAACTATGCTAGTGACCCTCCTTGGTCTGAACATCCAAAAGCCACTGCTGCTGGTTTTGGTGAATCTTTGTTGCCAGTTAAAGGAAACCAGAAAGTGAAAGTGGAGAATGGAGGAATTTCTGGCAGAACTGCCAACATACCatggaaaaaaattgtactcAGCTTGCCAGTTTGGGCAATTGTGGTAAATAATTTCACCTTCCATTATGGTTTGTATGTGTTGATGAACTGGCTGCCAACATACTTTGAGAAAGGACTGCAGCTTAGCCTTCAGGAGATGGGATCATCTAAAATGATGCCTTATTTTAACAtgtttatattttcaaatattggCGGGGTGGTTGCTGACCACTTAATCACCAAGAGGATCTTGTCGGTGACTGGAGTCAGGAAGTTGTTGAACACTGTAGGGTTCTTAGTTGCTTCTCTTGCATTGATAGCACTTCCTATCTTCAGAACTTCCAGTGGGGCAGTGTTTTGTTCTTCTGTGGCTCTTGGTTTCTTGGCACTAGGAAGAGCTGGGTTTGCAGTGAACCACATGGATATTGCTCCAAGATATGCAGGGATTGTTATGGGAGTTTCTAATACTGCCGGTACCTTTGCTGGCATCATTGGAGTTCATCTCACTGGTTGTCTTCTTGAAACTGCGAAAACTTCTGATTCAGATCTTTCAAGTCCAGATAGCTGGAGATTAGTGTTTTACATACCAGGGTATCTATGCATATTTAGTAGTTTggtgtttttattgttttccacTGGGGAGAGAATTTTTGACTGA
- the LOC115991860 gene encoding 60S ribosomal protein L18a-like protein isoform X1, with translation MSEEGKGRGVTGNQQNQLPYGTFQGVANYYPPAPQPQPQPVVGFPQPVPPPGYHHHLPYGYQTGQVVQGYAVVEGTPIREPRLPCCGIGMGWFLFLFGFFFGGIPWYIGTFILLCARVDYREKPGYIACTIASTLCAIAVLLGVTRAHGHGW, from the exons atgagCGAAGAAGGCAAGGGCAGAGGAGTGACCGGCAACCAGCAGAACCAGCTCCCCTATGGCACGTTCCAAGGCGTCGCCAACTACTACCCTCCTGCCCCTCAGCCACAGCCTCAGCCGGTTGTCGGTTTCCCTCAGCCAGTTCCTCCCCCAGGTTACCATCATCATCTTCCTTATGGATACCAAACCGGTCAAg ttGTTCAAGGTTATGCTGTTGTTGAGGGAACACCTATAAGGGAACCACGTCTTCCTTGCTGTGGTATCGGTATGGGCTGGTTCTT gtttttatttggtttcttttttggtggCATTCCCTGGTACATTGGAACTTTTATTCTGCTCTGTGCACGAGTTGATTACAGAGAAAAACCTGGATATATTGCTTGCACAATAGCT TCCACACTGTGTGCGATTGCTGTTTTGCTTGGTGTAACAAGAGCTCATGGTCATGGCTGGTGA
- the LOC115991859 gene encoding 60S ribosomal protein L18a-like yields MATFRFHQYQVVGRALPTESDEHPKIYRMKLWATNEVRAKSKFWYFLRKLKKVKKSNGQMLAINEIFEKNPTKIKNYGIWLRYQSRTGYHNMYKEYRDTTLNGAVEQMYIEMASRHRVRFPCIQIIKTATIPAKLCKRESSKQFHNSKIKFPLVYKKIRPPSRKLKTTYKASRPNLFM; encoded by the exons ATGGCTACTTTCAGG TTCCACCAGTACCAAGTTGTTGGGCGTGCTTTGCCCACTGAATCCGATGAGCACCCTAAGATTTACCGCATGAAGCTCTGGGCCACGAACGAGGTTCGCGCCAAGTCGAAGTTCTG GTATTTTCTGAGGAAGTTGAAGAAGGTCAAGAAGAGCAATGGACAAATGCTTGCTATTAATGAG ATCTTTGAGAAGAACCCAACCAAGATCAAGAACTATGGTATCTGGTTGCGATATCAGAGTCGAACTGGTTACCACAATATGTACAAGGAATACCGTGACACCACTCTAAATGGGGCTGTGGAGCAGATGTACATTGAGATGGCTTCTCGCCACAGGGTCAGGTTTCCTTGCATCCAAATTATCAAGACTGCCACTATCCCAGCGAAGCTTTGCAAGAGGGAGAGCTCAAAGCAATTCCACAATTCCAAAATTAAGTTCCCCTTGGTGTACAAGAAGATCAGGCCACCATCTAGGAAGCTGAAGACCACTTACAAGGCATCAAGGCCCAACTTGTTTATGTAA
- the LOC115991860 gene encoding 60S ribosomal protein L18a-like protein isoform X2 → MSEEGKGRGVTGNQQNQLPYGTFQGVANYYPPAPQPQPQPVVGFPQPVPPPGYHHHLPYGYQTGQGYAVVEGTPIREPRLPCCGIGMGWFLFLFGFFFGGIPWYIGTFILLCARVDYREKPGYIACTIASTLCAIAVLLGVTRAHGHGW, encoded by the exons atgagCGAAGAAGGCAAGGGCAGAGGAGTGACCGGCAACCAGCAGAACCAGCTCCCCTATGGCACGTTCCAAGGCGTCGCCAACTACTACCCTCCTGCCCCTCAGCCACAGCCTCAGCCGGTTGTCGGTTTCCCTCAGCCAGTTCCTCCCCCAGGTTACCATCATCATCTTCCTTATGGATACCAAACCGGTCAAg GTTATGCTGTTGTTGAGGGAACACCTATAAGGGAACCACGTCTTCCTTGCTGTGGTATCGGTATGGGCTGGTTCTT gtttttatttggtttcttttttggtggCATTCCCTGGTACATTGGAACTTTTATTCTGCTCTGTGCACGAGTTGATTACAGAGAAAAACCTGGATATATTGCTTGCACAATAGCT TCCACACTGTGTGCGATTGCTGTTTTGCTTGGTGTAACAAGAGCTCATGGTCATGGCTGGTGA
- the LOC115991858 gene encoding histone acetyltransferase of the MYST family 1-like, which translates to MGSLDSPRERENGNGGCRSPGDPKVGEGGMIVVESEAMKKRRASMLPLEVGTRVMCRWRDSKYHPVKVIERRKMPSSGPNDYEYYVHYTEFNRRLDEWVKLEQLDLDSVETVVDEKVEDKVTSLKMTRHQKRKIDETHVEGHEELDAASLREHEEFTKVKNIATIELGRYEIETWYFSPFPPEYNDCVKLYFCEFCLNFMKRKEQLQRHMRKCDLKHPPGDEIYRCGTLSMFEVDGKKNKVYGQNLCYLAKLFLDHKTLYYDVDLFLFYVLCECDDRGCHMVGYFSKEKHSEESYNLACILTLPPYQRKGYGKFLIAFSYELSKKEGKVGTPERPLSDLGLLSYRGYWTRVLLDILKKHKANISIKELSDMTAIKAEDILATLQSLELIQYRKGQHVICADPKVLDRHLKAAGRGGLEVDVSKLIWTPYKEQG; encoded by the exons atgggaTCGTTAGATTCACCGAGAGAGAGGGAGAACGGGAACGGTGGGTGTAGGAGTCCCGGAGATCCAAAAGTTGGCGAAGGAGGAATGATAGTAGTAGAATCAGAGGCGATGAAGAAGAGGAGAGCGAGTATGCTTCCACTGGAGGTCGGTACTCGCGTCATGTGCCGTTGGAGGGACTCCAAATACCACCCCGTCAAAGTCATCGAACGCCGCAAAATGCCCTCCTCTGGCCCCAACGATTACGAGTACTACGTCCACTACACCGAGT TCAATAGGAGGCTTGACGAATGGGTGAAGCTTGAACAACTTGATCTCGATTCTGTAGAGACTGTTGTTGATGAGAAGGTGGAGGACAAG GTTACAAGCTTGAAAATGACACGCCACCAGAAGCGAAAGATTGACGAGACACATGTAGAG GGTCATGAAGAGCTTGATGCTGCCAGTTTGCGAGAACATGAAGAGTTcacaaaagtgaaaaatataGCAACTATAGAGCTTGGAAGATATGAGATCGAGACATGGTACTTTTCCCCCTTTCCACCGGAATACAATGATTGTGTGAAGTTGTACTTCTGTGAGTTTTGCCTCAATTTCATGAAGCGTAAAGAACAACTTCAGAGGCATATG AGGAAGTGTGATCTCAAGCATCCCCCTGGAGATGAGATATACCGATGTGGTACATTGTCAATGTTTGAG GTTGATGGCAAAAAGAACAAGGTTTATGGGCAGAATCTTTGTTACTTGGCAAAATTGTTTCTTGATCACAAGACCCTCTATTATGACGTTGACCTCTTTCTGTTCTATGTATTGTGTGAATGCGATGATCGAGGATGCCACATGGTTGGTTATTTTTCTAAG GAAAAGCATTCAGAGGAGTCTTATAATTTAGCATGTATCCTCACCCTTCCTCCCTATCAAAGGAAAGGCTATGGAAAATTTCTAATTGCCTTTT CTTATGaactttctaaaaaagaagGTAAAGTTGGCACACCTGAAAGACCCCTTTCTGATCTTGGGCTATTGAGCTACAGAGGATACTGGACCCGGGTTCTTTTGGACATATTGAAAAAGCACAAGGCCAATATTTCTATCAAG GAACTGAGTGACATGACAGCCATTAAGGCGGAGGATATCCTGGCCACCCTTCAGAGCTTAGAACTGATTCAGTACAGGAAAGGGCAGCATGTCATCTGTGCTGATCCAAAGGTCCTGGATCGTCATCTAAAAGCTGCTGGTCGTGGGGGTCTTGAGGTTGATGTTAGCAAATTGATATGGACTCCTTATAAAGAACAAGGTTGA